In Vulpes lagopus strain Blue_001 chromosome 1, ASM1834538v1, whole genome shotgun sequence, a genomic segment contains:
- the NOTCH4 gene encoding neurogenic locus notch homolog protein 4 isoform X4 produces MQPPSLLLLLLCHSVVKTRVLPCGDSPEPCANGGTCLSLSQGQGTCQCAPGFLGETCQFPDPCQDAQLCQNGGSCQALLPALPGSPGLPSPLAPSFSCTCPSGFTGQRCQALLKDPCSSFCSKMGRCHIQASGRPQCSCLPGWTGEQCQLQDFCSANPCINGGVCLATHPQIQCLCPPGFEGHACEHDINECFLDPGPCPKGTSCHNTLGSFWCHCPTGREGPHCELQPGPCPPSGCPNGGTCQLVPGRDSTFHLCLCPQGLTGLGCEVNPDDCAGHECQNGGTCQDGLSTYTCRCPEAWTGWDCSEDVDECETQGPLHCRNGGTCQNSAGSFHCVCVSGWGGTGCEENLDDCAAATCAPGSTCIDRVGSFSCLCPPGRTGLLCHMEDMCLSQPCHGEAQCSTNPLTGSTLCLCQPGYSGPTCHQDLDECQMAQQGPSPCEHGGSCLNTPGSFNCLCPPGYTGSRCEADHNECLSQPCHPGSTCLDLLATFHCLCPPGLEGQFCEVETDECASAPCLNQADCHDGLNSFLCVCLPGFTGSQCEEDINECASSPCANGGQCQDQPGSFHCECLPGFEGPHCQAEVDECLSGPCPTGASCLDLPGAFSCLCPSGFTGHLCEVPLCAPSLCQPKQKCQDKAHCLCPDGSPGCAPIEDNCTCHHGHCQRSSCVCDVGWTGPACEAELGGCISMPCAHGGTCHPQPSGYNCTCPPGHTGPTCSEEVTACHSGPCLNGGSCSPSPRGYSCTCPPSHTGPHCQTSTDHCASAPCLNGGTCVNRPGTSSCLCAAGFQGPHCEERTRPSCADNPCRNRATCQDGPQGPHCLCSPGYTGGSCQTLMDLCAQKPCPHNSYCLQTGPSFQCLCLQGWTGPLCNLPLSFCQKAALSQGTAASSLCQNGGLCIDSGSSYFCHCPPGFQGSTCQDRVNPCESRPCQHGATCIAQPNGYLCQCAPGYNGQNCSKESNACQSQPCHNHGTCTPKPGGYYCICPPGFVGLRCEGDVDECLDRPCHPTGTAACHSLANAFYCQCLPGYTGQWCEVETDPCQSQPCSHGGSCETTAGPPLGFTCHCPQGFEGPTCSHRAPSCGFHHCHHGGLCLPSPKPGFPPRCACLDGYGGPDCLNPPAPHGCGPPSPCLHNGSCSEIPGLGPPGFRCSCPPSSPGPQCQRPGARGCEGRGGDGACDAGCSGPGGNWDGGDCSLGVPDPWKGCPSHSRCWLLFRDGQCHPQCDSAECLFDGYDCETPPACTPAYDQYCHDHFHNGHCEKGCNTAECGWDGGDCRPKDGGSEWGPSLALLVVLSPPALDQQLLALARVLSLTLRVGLWVRKDSDGKDMVYPYPGAQAEEELGGTPDPSHQERVTPQPQPVGKETDSLSTGFVVVMGVDLSRCGPDHPASRCPWDPGLLLRFLAAMAAVGTLEHLLPGPLLAAHPRAGTVPPTNQLPWPLLCSPVAGVILLALGALLVLQLIRRRRREHGALWLPPGFIRRPRTQPGPRRRRPPLGEDSIRLKALKPEAGVDEDGVVMCSGPEEGEEAEEMASPSKCQLWPLSSDCQELPQAAMLTPPQESEMDVPDVDTRGPDGVTPLMSAVCCGGVESRTFQGAWLGSPEPWEPLLGGGACPQAHTVGTGETPLHLAARFSRPTAARRLLEAGANPNQPDRAGRTPLHTAVAADAQEVCQLLLRSRQTAVDARTEDGTTALMLAARLAVEDLVEELIAAQADVGARDKWGKTALHWAAAVNNARAARCLLQAGADKDAQDGRGMEAERPQEEEDGEQHQGPHQDEQDWPPVNTTTRPWRSAPPSPPPPGTRYTD; encoded by the exons ATGCAGCCCCCttctctgctgctgctgttgctgtgtCACTCGGTTGTCAAGACCAGAG TGCTGCCGTGTGGGGACTCCCCAGAACCCTGTGCCAATGGAGGCACCTGCCTGAGCCTATCTCAGGGACAAGGGACCTGCCA gTGTGCACCTGGCTTCCTGGGTGAGACTTGCCAGTTTCCCGACCCCTGCCAGGATGCCCAGCTCTGCCAGAATGGGGGCAGCTGCCAAGCCCTGCTTCCTGccctcccaggctcccctggcCTTCCCTCTCCCTTAGCCCCCAGCTTCTCCTGCACCTGCCCCTCTGGCTTCACTGGCCAGAGGTGCCAGGCCCTGCTCAAGGACCCCTGTTCTTCCTTCTGTTCCAAAATGGGCCGCTGCCATATCCAGGCCTCAGGCCGCCCACAGTGCTCCTGCCTGCCTGGATGGACAG GTGAGCAGTGCCAGCTTCAGGACTTCTGCTCAGCCAACCCCTGCATCAATGGAGGAGTGTGTCTGGCCACACACCCCCAGATCCAGTGCCTCTGCCCACCTGGCTTTGAGGGCCATGCCTGCGAACACGATATCAACGAGTGTTTCCTGGACCCGGGACCCTGCCCCAAGGGCACTTCCTGCCATAACACCCTGGGATCTTTCTGGTGTCACTGCCCTACTGGGCGGGAGGGTCCGCACTGTGAGCTTCAGCCAGGACCCTGCCCCCCTAGTGGCTGTCCCAATGGGGGCACCTGTCAGCTGGTTCCAGGGAGAGATTCCActttccatctctgcctctgcccccaag GTCTCACAGGCCTAGGCTGTGAGGTGAACCCAGATGACTGTGCTGGGCACGAGTGTCAGAATGGGGGCACTTGCCAGGATGGGCTGAGCACCTACACCTGCCGCTGCCCAGAGGCCTGGACAG GTTGGGACTGCTCTGAAGATGTGGACGAATGTGAGACCCAGGGTCCCCTTCACTGCAGAAACGGGGGTACCTGCCAGAACTCGGCTGGCAGCTTCCATTGCGTGTGTGTGAGTGGCTGGGGAGGCACAGGCTGTGAAGAGAACCTGGATGACTGTGCTGCTGCCACCTGTGCCCCAGGATCCACCTGCATTGACCGCGTGGgctccttctcctgcctctgcccacctggCCGCACAG gaCTCCTGTGCCACATGGAGGACATGTGCCTGAGCCAGCCGTGCCACGGGGAAGCCCAGTGCAGCACCAACCCCCTgacaggctccacactctgcCTTTGTCAACCTGGCTACTCAGGGCCCACCTGCCACCAGGACCTGGATGAGTGTCAGATGG cccagcAAGGCCCCAGTCCCTGTGAACACGGTGGCTCTTGCCTCAACACCCCCGGCTCCTTCAACTGCCTCTGTCCCCCTGGCTACACGGGCTCCCGCTGTGAGGCTGATCACAATGAGTGcctgtcccagccctgccaccccgGCAGCACCTGCCTGGACCTACTCGCCACCTTCCACTGTCTCTGCCCACCAG GCCTAGAAGGGCAGTTCTGTGAGGTGGAGACTGACGAGTGTGCCTCTGCTCCGTGCCTGAACCAGGCTGACTGCCACGATGGGCTCAACAGCTTCCTCTGTGTCTGCCTGCCCG GATTCACAGGCTCCCAGTGTGAGGAAGACATCAATGAGTGTGCAAGCTCTCCCTGTGCCAATGGGGGTCAGTGCCAGGACCAGCCTGGATCTTTCCATTGCGAGTGTCTCCCAG GCTTTGAAGGTCCACACTGTCAGGCAGAGGTGGACGAGTGCCTGAGTGGCCCCTGCCCCACTGGAGCCAGCTGCCTGGATCTCCCCGGAGCCTTctcttgcctctgcccctctggcttCACAG gtCATCTCTGTGAGGTTCCCCTGTGTGCTCCCAGCCTGTGCCAACCCAAGCAAAAATGCCAGGACAAGGCCCACTGCCTCTGCCCTGATGGAAGCCCTGGGTGTGCCCCCATTGAGGACAACTGCACCTGCCACCATGGACATTGCCAGAG ATCCTCATGTGTGTGTGATGTGGGCTGGACAGGACCAGCATGTGAAGCAGAGCTGGGAGGCTGCATCTCCATGCCCTGTGCCCATGGGGGGACCTGCCATCCCCAGCCCTCTGGCTACAACTGCACCTGCCCCCCAGGCCACACAG GCCCTACCTGCAGCGAGGAGGTGACAGCTTGTCACTCAGGGCCCTGTCTCAACGGTGGCTCCTGTAGCCCCAGCCCTAGGGGCTATTCCTGCACCTGCCCTCCAAGCCACACTGGGCCCCACTGTCAGACCAGCACTGACCACTGTGCCTCTG CCCCGTGCCTCAATGGGGGTACCTGTGTGAACAGGCCTggcacctcctcctgcctctgtgctGCGGGCTTCCAGGGCCCCCACTGTGAGGAAAGGACCCGTCCCAGCTGCGCAGACAA CCCCTGTAGGAACAGGGCAACTTGCCAAGATGGCCCTCAGGGTCCCCACTGTCTCTGCTCCCCTGGCTACACGGGAGGCAGCTGCCAG ACTCTGATGGATTTATGTGCCCAGAAGCCCTGTCCACACAATTCCTACTGCCTCCAGACTGGGCCCTCCTTCCAGTGCCTGTGCCTCCAAGGATGGACCGGGCCTCTCTGCAACCTTCCACTGTCCTTCTGTCAGAAGGCTGCTCTGAGCCAAG GCACAGCAGCTTCTTCCCTGTGCCAGAACGGAGGCCTCTGCATTGACAGTGGCTCCTCCTATTTCTGCCACTGCCCTCCTGGATTCCAAGGCAGTACCTGCCAGGACAGGGTAAACCCATGTGAGTCCAGACCCTGCCAACATGGGGCCACCTGCATAGCCCAGCCCAATGGGTATCTCTGCCAG TGTGCCCCAGGCTACAATGGACAGAACTGCTCAAAGGAATCCAACGCTTGTCAGTCCCAGCCCTGTCACAACCATGGGACCTGCACCCCCAAACCTGGAGGCTACTATTGCATCTGCCCTCCAGGCTTTGTGGGGCTGCGCTGTGAGGGAGACGTAGATGAGTGTCTGGACCGGCCCTGCCACCCCACAGGCACTGCAGCCTGCCATTCTCTGGCCAATGCCTTCTACTGCCAGTGTCTGCCTGGATACACAG GCCAGTGGTGTGAAGTGGAGACAGACCCCTGCCAGAGCCAGCCCTGCTCCCACGGAGGGTCTTGTGAGACCACAGCAGGACCACCCCTGGGTTTCACCTGCCACTGCCCCCAG GGTTTTGAGGGCCCCACCTGCAGCCACAGAGCCCCCTCCTGTGGCTTCCATCACTGCCACCATGGTGGCCTGTGTCTGCCCTCCCCTAAACCTGGCTTCCCACCCCGCTGCGCCTGCCTCGATGGCTACGGGGGCCCTGACTGCCTGAACCCACCGGCTCCTCATGGCTGTGGCCCTCCTTCTCCATGCCTACACAATGGCAGTTGCTCAGAGATCCCTGGGCTGGGGCCCCCAGGCTTCCGATGTTCCTGCCCTCCCAGCTCTCCAGGGCCCCAGTGCCAGAGGCCCGGAGCAAGGGGATGTGAGGGCAGAGGTGGAGATGGGGCTTGTGACGCTGGCTGCAGTGGCCCTGGAGGAAACTGGGATGGGGGAGACTGCTCCCTGGGAGTCCCGGACCCCTGGAAAggctgcccctcccactcccgATGCTGGCTCCTCTTCCGGGATGGGCAGTGCCACCCGCAGTGTGACTCTGCAGAGTGTTTGTTTGATGGCTATGACTGTGAGACTCCTCCAGCCTGCAC TCCAGCCTATGACCAGTACTGCCACGATCACTTCCACAATGGACACTGCGAGAAAGGCTGCAACACTGCGGAATGTGGCTGGGATGGGGGTGACTGCAGGCCTAAAGATGGGGGTTCGGAATGGgggccctccctggccctgctggTGGTCCTGAGCCCCCCAGCCCTGGACCAGCAGCTGCTTGCCCTGGCCCGGGTGCTATCCCTGACTCTGAGAGTGGGGCTCTGGGTAAGGAAGGATAGTGATGGCAAAGACATGGTGTATCCCTATCCTGGGGCCCAGGCCGAAGAGGAGCTGGGAGGAACCCCGGACCCTTCACATCAGGAGAGAGTAACCCCTCAACCACAGCCTGTAGGCAAGGAGACAGACTCTCTCAGCACTGG GTTTGTGGTGGTGATGGGTGTGGATTTGTCCCGCTGTGGCCCTGACCACCCTGCATCCCGCTGTCCCTGGGATCCTGGGCTCCTGCTCCGCTTCCTTGCCGCAATGGCTGCGGTGGGGACCCTGGAGCACCTGCTGCCAGGACCCCTGCTGGCTGCCCATCCTCGTGCTGGCACGG TACCACCCACCAACCAGCTTCCCTGGCCTTTGCTGTGCTCACCAGTGGCCGGGGTGATTCTCCTGGCCCTTGGGGCTCTTCTCGTCCTTCAACTCATCCGGAGGCGGCGCAGAGAGCATGGGGCCCTCTGGCTGCCCCCGGGGTTCATTCGAAGGCCTCGAACGCAGCCAGGTCCCCGCAGACGCCGGCCTCCCCTGGGTGAAGACAGCATCCGCCTCAA AGCCCTGAAGCCAGAGGCAGGAGTTGATGAGGATGGAGTGGTGATGTGCTCAGGccctgaggaaggagaggag GCTGAAGAAATGGCCTCACCCTCCAAGTGCCAGCTCTGGCCTCTGAGCAGTGACTGTCAGGAGCTCCCCCAGGCAGCCATGCTGACTCCTCCCCAGGAATCAGAGATGGATGTCCCTGACGTGGACACCCGTGGACCCG ATGGGGTGACACCCCTGATGTCAGCAGTTTGCTGTGGGGGAGTGGAGTCCAGGACCTTCCAGGGGGCATGGTTGGGAAGCCCTGAGCCCTGGGAACCTCTGTTGGGTGGAGGGGCCTGTCCCCAGGCTCACACTGTGGGCACTGGGGAGACCCCCCTGCACCTGGCTGCCCGATTCTCCCGGCCAACCGCTGCCCGCCGCCTCCTTGAGGCTGGAGCCAACCCCAACCAGCCAGACAGAGCAGGGCGCACCCCTCTTCACACCGCTGTGGCTGCTGATGCTCAGGAGGTTTGCCAG CTCCTACTCCGCAGCAGACAGACTGCGGTGGATGCGCGGACAGAGGACGGGACCACAGCCCTGATGCTGGCCGCCAGGCTGGCGGTGGAGGACCTGGTTGAAGAACTGATTGCAGCGCAAGCAGATGTGGGGGCCAGAGATAAATGGG GAAAAACCGCGCTGCACTGGGCCGCCGCCGTCAACAACGCCCGGGCCGCCCGCTGCCTCCTGCAGGCCGGAGCCGACAAGGACGCCCAGGACGGCAGG GGGATGGAGGCCGAGAGAccccaggaggaagaggatggtgAACAG CATCAAGGCCCCCATCAGGATGAGCAGGACTGGCCCCCTGTGAATACCACCACTAGGCCTTGGCGATCTGCTCCTccgtcccctcctcctccagggacCCGCTACACAG ACTGA
- the NOTCH4 gene encoding neurogenic locus notch homolog protein 4 isoform X2: protein MQPPSLLLLLLCHSVVKTRVLPCGDSPEPCANGGTCLSLSQGQGTCQCAPGFLGETCQFPDPCQDAQLCQNGGSCQALLPALPGSPGLPSPLAPSFSCTCPSGFTGQRCQALLKDPCSSFCSKMGRCHIQASGRPQCSCLPGWTGEQCQLQDFCSANPCINGGVCLATHPQIQCLCPPGFEGHACEHDINECFLDPGPCPKGTSCHNTLGSFWCHCPTGREGPHCELQPGPCPPSGCPNGGTCQLVPGRDSTFHLCLCPQGLTGLGCEVNPDDCAGHECQNGGTCQDGLSTYTCRCPEAWTGWDCSEDVDECETQGPLHCRNGGTCQNSAGSFHCVCVSGWGGTGCEENLDDCAAATCAPGSTCIDRVGSFSCLCPPGRTGLLCHMEDMCLSQPCHGEAQCSTNPLTGSTLCLCQPGYSGPTCHQDLDECQMAQQGPSPCEHGGSCLNTPGSFNCLCPPGYTGSRCEADHNECLSQPCHPGSTCLDLLATFHCLCPPGLEGQFCEVETDECASAPCLNQADCHDGLNSFLCVCLPGFTGSQCEEDINECASSPCANGGQCQDQPGSFHCECLPGFEGPHCQAEVDECLSGPCPTGASCLDLPGAFSCLCPSGFTGHLCEVPLCAPSLCQPKQKCQDKAHCLCPDGSPGCAPIEDNCTCHHGHCQRSSCVCDVGWTGPACEAELGGCISMPCAHGGTCHPQPSGYNCTCPPGHTGPTCSEEVTACHSGPCLNGGSCSPSPRGYSCTCPPSHTGPHCQTSTDHCASAPCLNGGTCVNRPGTSSCLCAAGFQGPHCEERTRPSCADNPCRNRATCQDGPQGPHCLCSPGYTGGSCQTLMDLCAQKPCPHNSYCLQTGPSFQCLCLQGWTGPLCNLPLSFCQKAALSQGTAASSLCQNGGLCIDSGSSYFCHCPPGFQGSTCQDRVNPCESRPCQHGATCIAQPNGYLCQCAPGYNGQNCSKESNACQSQPCHNHGTCTPKPGGYYCICPPGFVGLRCEGDVDECLDRPCHPTGTAACHSLANAFYCQCLPGYTGQWCEVETDPCQSQPCSHGGSCETTAGPPLGFTCHCPQGFEGPTCSHRAPSCGFHHCHHGGLCLPSPKPGFPPRCACLDGYGGPDCLNPPAPHGCGPPSPCLHNGSCSEIPGLGPPGFRCSCPPSSPGPQCQRPGARGCEGRGGDGACDAGCSGPGGNWDGGDCSLGVPDPWKGCPSHSRCWLLFRDGQCHPQCDSAECLFDGYDCETPPACTPAYDQYCHDHFHNGHCEKGCNTAECGWDGGDCRPKDGGSEWGPSLALLVVLSPPALDQQLLALARVLSLTLRVGLWVRKDSDGKDMVYPYPGAQAEEELGGTPDPSHQERVTPQPQPVGKETDSLSTGFVVVMGVDLSRCGPDHPASRCPWDPGLLLRFLAAMAAVGTLEHLLPGPLLAAHPRAGTVPPTNQLPWPLLCSPVAGVILLALGALLVLQLIRRRRREHGALWLPPGFIRRPRTQPGPRRRRPPLGEDSIRLKALKPEAGVDEDGVVMCSGPEEGEEAEEMASPSKCQLWPLSSDCQELPQAAMLTPPQESEMDVPDVDTRGPDGVTPLMSAVCCGGVESRTFQGAWLGSPEPWEPLLGGGACPQAHTVGTGETPLHLAARFSRPTAARRLLEAGANPNQPDRAGRTPLHTAVAADAQEVCQLLLRSRQTAVDARTEDGTTALMLAARLAVEDLVEELIAAQADVGARDKWGKTALHWAAAVNNARAARCLLQAGADKDAQDGRGMEAERPQEEEDGEQHQGPHQDEQDWPPVNTTTRPWRSAPPSPPPPGTRYTALGPCSASLLSLQTELLLDLVAEAQSRRLEEQRATFHIPQNPPSIAPAPLRPLEEREQLYSTILSHQSQRMEAQRSEPPLPPGGQELLELLLRVQGGGRMEEQRSRPPTHTC from the exons ATGCAGCCCCCttctctgctgctgctgttgctgtgtCACTCGGTTGTCAAGACCAGAG TGCTGCCGTGTGGGGACTCCCCAGAACCCTGTGCCAATGGAGGCACCTGCCTGAGCCTATCTCAGGGACAAGGGACCTGCCA gTGTGCACCTGGCTTCCTGGGTGAGACTTGCCAGTTTCCCGACCCCTGCCAGGATGCCCAGCTCTGCCAGAATGGGGGCAGCTGCCAAGCCCTGCTTCCTGccctcccaggctcccctggcCTTCCCTCTCCCTTAGCCCCCAGCTTCTCCTGCACCTGCCCCTCTGGCTTCACTGGCCAGAGGTGCCAGGCCCTGCTCAAGGACCCCTGTTCTTCCTTCTGTTCCAAAATGGGCCGCTGCCATATCCAGGCCTCAGGCCGCCCACAGTGCTCCTGCCTGCCTGGATGGACAG GTGAGCAGTGCCAGCTTCAGGACTTCTGCTCAGCCAACCCCTGCATCAATGGAGGAGTGTGTCTGGCCACACACCCCCAGATCCAGTGCCTCTGCCCACCTGGCTTTGAGGGCCATGCCTGCGAACACGATATCAACGAGTGTTTCCTGGACCCGGGACCCTGCCCCAAGGGCACTTCCTGCCATAACACCCTGGGATCTTTCTGGTGTCACTGCCCTACTGGGCGGGAGGGTCCGCACTGTGAGCTTCAGCCAGGACCCTGCCCCCCTAGTGGCTGTCCCAATGGGGGCACCTGTCAGCTGGTTCCAGGGAGAGATTCCActttccatctctgcctctgcccccaag GTCTCACAGGCCTAGGCTGTGAGGTGAACCCAGATGACTGTGCTGGGCACGAGTGTCAGAATGGGGGCACTTGCCAGGATGGGCTGAGCACCTACACCTGCCGCTGCCCAGAGGCCTGGACAG GTTGGGACTGCTCTGAAGATGTGGACGAATGTGAGACCCAGGGTCCCCTTCACTGCAGAAACGGGGGTACCTGCCAGAACTCGGCTGGCAGCTTCCATTGCGTGTGTGTGAGTGGCTGGGGAGGCACAGGCTGTGAAGAGAACCTGGATGACTGTGCTGCTGCCACCTGTGCCCCAGGATCCACCTGCATTGACCGCGTGGgctccttctcctgcctctgcccacctggCCGCACAG gaCTCCTGTGCCACATGGAGGACATGTGCCTGAGCCAGCCGTGCCACGGGGAAGCCCAGTGCAGCACCAACCCCCTgacaggctccacactctgcCTTTGTCAACCTGGCTACTCAGGGCCCACCTGCCACCAGGACCTGGATGAGTGTCAGATGG cccagcAAGGCCCCAGTCCCTGTGAACACGGTGGCTCTTGCCTCAACACCCCCGGCTCCTTCAACTGCCTCTGTCCCCCTGGCTACACGGGCTCCCGCTGTGAGGCTGATCACAATGAGTGcctgtcccagccctgccaccccgGCAGCACCTGCCTGGACCTACTCGCCACCTTCCACTGTCTCTGCCCACCAG GCCTAGAAGGGCAGTTCTGTGAGGTGGAGACTGACGAGTGTGCCTCTGCTCCGTGCCTGAACCAGGCTGACTGCCACGATGGGCTCAACAGCTTCCTCTGTGTCTGCCTGCCCG GATTCACAGGCTCCCAGTGTGAGGAAGACATCAATGAGTGTGCAAGCTCTCCCTGTGCCAATGGGGGTCAGTGCCAGGACCAGCCTGGATCTTTCCATTGCGAGTGTCTCCCAG GCTTTGAAGGTCCACACTGTCAGGCAGAGGTGGACGAGTGCCTGAGTGGCCCCTGCCCCACTGGAGCCAGCTGCCTGGATCTCCCCGGAGCCTTctcttgcctctgcccctctggcttCACAG gtCATCTCTGTGAGGTTCCCCTGTGTGCTCCCAGCCTGTGCCAACCCAAGCAAAAATGCCAGGACAAGGCCCACTGCCTCTGCCCTGATGGAAGCCCTGGGTGTGCCCCCATTGAGGACAACTGCACCTGCCACCATGGACATTGCCAGAG ATCCTCATGTGTGTGTGATGTGGGCTGGACAGGACCAGCATGTGAAGCAGAGCTGGGAGGCTGCATCTCCATGCCCTGTGCCCATGGGGGGACCTGCCATCCCCAGCCCTCTGGCTACAACTGCACCTGCCCCCCAGGCCACACAG GCCCTACCTGCAGCGAGGAGGTGACAGCTTGTCACTCAGGGCCCTGTCTCAACGGTGGCTCCTGTAGCCCCAGCCCTAGGGGCTATTCCTGCACCTGCCCTCCAAGCCACACTGGGCCCCACTGTCAGACCAGCACTGACCACTGTGCCTCTG CCCCGTGCCTCAATGGGGGTACCTGTGTGAACAGGCCTggcacctcctcctgcctctgtgctGCGGGCTTCCAGGGCCCCCACTGTGAGGAAAGGACCCGTCCCAGCTGCGCAGACAA CCCCTGTAGGAACAGGGCAACTTGCCAAGATGGCCCTCAGGGTCCCCACTGTCTCTGCTCCCCTGGCTACACGGGAGGCAGCTGCCAG ACTCTGATGGATTTATGTGCCCAGAAGCCCTGTCCACACAATTCCTACTGCCTCCAGACTGGGCCCTCCTTCCAGTGCCTGTGCCTCCAAGGATGGACCGGGCCTCTCTGCAACCTTCCACTGTCCTTCTGTCAGAAGGCTGCTCTGAGCCAAG GCACAGCAGCTTCTTCCCTGTGCCAGAACGGAGGCCTCTGCATTGACAGTGGCTCCTCCTATTTCTGCCACTGCCCTCCTGGATTCCAAGGCAGTACCTGCCAGGACAGGGTAAACCCATGTGAGTCCAGACCCTGCCAACATGGGGCCACCTGCATAGCCCAGCCCAATGGGTATCTCTGCCAG TGTGCCCCAGGCTACAATGGACAGAACTGCTCAAAGGAATCCAACGCTTGTCAGTCCCAGCCCTGTCACAACCATGGGACCTGCACCCCCAAACCTGGAGGCTACTATTGCATCTGCCCTCCAGGCTTTGTGGGGCTGCGCTGTGAGGGAGACGTAGATGAGTGTCTGGACCGGCCCTGCCACCCCACAGGCACTGCAGCCTGCCATTCTCTGGCCAATGCCTTCTACTGCCAGTGTCTGCCTGGATACACAG GCCAGTGGTGTGAAGTGGAGACAGACCCCTGCCAGAGCCAGCCCTGCTCCCACGGAGGGTCTTGTGAGACCACAGCAGGACCACCCCTGGGTTTCACCTGCCACTGCCCCCAG GGTTTTGAGGGCCCCACCTGCAGCCACAGAGCCCCCTCCTGTGGCTTCCATCACTGCCACCATGGTGGCCTGTGTCTGCCCTCCCCTAAACCTGGCTTCCCACCCCGCTGCGCCTGCCTCGATGGCTACGGGGGCCCTGACTGCCTGAACCCACCGGCTCCTCATGGCTGTGGCCCTCCTTCTCCATGCCTACACAATGGCAGTTGCTCAGAGATCCCTGGGCTGGGGCCCCCAGGCTTCCGATGTTCCTGCCCTCCCAGCTCTCCAGGGCCCCAGTGCCAGAGGCCCGGAGCAAGGGGATGTGAGGGCAGAGGTGGAGATGGGGCTTGTGACGCTGGCTGCAGTGGCCCTGGAGGAAACTGGGATGGGGGAGACTGCTCCCTGGGAGTCCCGGACCCCTGGAAAggctgcccctcccactcccgATGCTGGCTCCTCTTCCGGGATGGGCAGTGCCACCCGCAGTGTGACTCTGCAGAGTGTTTGTTTGATGGCTATGACTGTGAGACTCCTCCAGCCTGCAC TCCAGCCTATGACCAGTACTGCCACGATCACTTCCACAATGGACACTGCGAGAAAGGCTGCAACACTGCGGAATGTGGCTGGGATGGGGGTGACTGCAGGCCTAAAGATGGGGGTTCGGAATGGgggccctccctggccctgctggTGGTCCTGAGCCCCCCAGCCCTGGACCAGCAGCTGCTTGCCCTGGCCCGGGTGCTATCCCTGACTCTGAGAGTGGGGCTCTGGGTAAGGAAGGATAGTGATGGCAAAGACATGGTGTATCCCTATCCTGGGGCCCAGGCCGAAGAGGAGCTGGGAGGAACCCCGGACCCTTCACATCAGGAGAGAGTAACCCCTCAACCACAGCCTGTAGGCAAGGAGACAGACTCTCTCAGCACTGG GTTTGTGGTGGTGATGGGTGTGGATTTGTCCCGCTGTGGCCCTGACCACCCTGCATCCCGCTGTCCCTGGGATCCTGGGCTCCTGCTCCGCTTCCTTGCCGCAATGGCTGCGGTGGGGACCCTGGAGCACCTGCTGCCAGGACCCCTGCTGGCTGCCCATCCTCGTGCTGGCACGG TACCACCCACCAACCAGCTTCCCTGGCCTTTGCTGTGCTCACCAGTGGCCGGGGTGATTCTCCTGGCCCTTGGGGCTCTTCTCGTCCTTCAACTCATCCGGAGGCGGCGCAGAGAGCATGGGGCCCTCTGGCTGCCCCCGGGGTTCATTCGAAGGCCTCGAACGCAGCCAGGTCCCCGCAGACGCCGGCCTCCCCTGGGTGAAGACAGCATCCGCCTCAA AGCCCTGAAGCCAGAGGCAGGAGTTGATGAGGATGGAGTGGTGATGTGCTCAGGccctgaggaaggagaggag GCTGAAGAAATGGCCTCACCCTCCAAGTGCCAGCTCTGGCCTCTGAGCAGTGACTGTCAGGAGCTCCCCCAGGCAGCCATGCTGACTCCTCCCCAGGAATCAGAGATGGATGTCCCTGACGTGGACACCCGTGGACCCG ATGGGGTGACACCCCTGATGTCAGCAGTTTGCTGTGGGGGAGTGGAGTCCAGGACCTTCCAGGGGGCATGGTTGGGAAGCCCTGAGCCCTGGGAACCTCTGTTGGGTGGAGGGGCCTGTCCCCAGGCTCACACTGTGGGCACTGGGGAGACCCCCCTGCACCTGGCTGCCCGATTCTCCCGGCCAACCGCTGCCCGCCGCCTCCTTGAGGCTGGAGCCAACCCCAACCAGCCAGACAGAGCAGGGCGCACCCCTCTTCACACCGCTGTGGCTGCTGATGCTCAGGAGGTTTGCCAG CTCCTACTCCGCAGCAGACAGACTGCGGTGGATGCGCGGACAGAGGACGGGACCACAGCCCTGATGCTGGCCGCCAGGCTGGCGGTGGAGGACCTGGTTGAAGAACTGATTGCAGCGCAAGCAGATGTGGGGGCCAGAGATAAATGGG GAAAAACCGCGCTGCACTGGGCCGCCGCCGTCAACAACGCCCGGGCCGCCCGCTGCCTCCTGCAGGCCGGAGCCGACAAGGACGCCCAGGACGGCAGG GGGATGGAGGCCGAGAGAccccaggaggaagaggatggtgAACAG CATCAAGGCCCCCATCAGGATGAGCAGGACTGGCCCCCTGTGAATACCACCACTAGGCCTTGGCGATCTGCTCCTccgtcccctcctcctccagggacCCGCTACACAG ccctggggccctGCTCCGCCTCCCTGCTCTCCCTACAGACTGAGCTCCTTCTGGATTTGGTGGCTGAGGCCCAGTCCCGCCGCCTAGAGGAGCAAAGAGCCACCTTCCACATCCCTCAGAACCCCCCAAGCATAGCCCCAGCCCCACTTCGGCCTCTTGAGGAGAGAGAACAGCTCTACAGCACTATCCTCAGTCACCAG AGCCAGCGGATGGAAGCCCAGCGGTCAGAGCCTCCCCTACCCCCAGGGGGACAGGAGCTCCTGGAGTTGCTGCTGAGAGTTCAGGGTGGGGGTCGAATGGAGGAGCAAAGGTCTCGGCCCCCCACACATACCTGCTGA